One genomic segment of Caldimonas brevitalea includes these proteins:
- a CDS encoding CheR family methyltransferase — MDDDSRLFDIEIQLLLQGIYLTYQHDFRDYAVASLRRRMQQAMERFGCERLSQLQDKILHQPEVFAQSLQYFTVQLSDFFRDPAYFRALREEVVPELRTYPSVKVWVAGCSSGEELWSLAILFQEEGLLPRTVFYATDINPEALRTAEAGVYPLDRVAQFSTNYRLAGGKASLADYYVSAYDAAVFDRQLRSRVVFADHSLATDHVFSEVHLVSCRNVLIYFNRNLQDRAIGLFKDALVRRGFLGLGSKETLRFTSHQEAFEEWLPDQRIYRRR; from the coding sequence ATGGACGACGACAGCCGCCTCTTCGACATCGAGATCCAGCTGCTGTTGCAGGGCATCTACCTGACGTACCAGCACGATTTCCGCGACTATGCGGTGGCGTCGCTGCGGCGGCGCATGCAGCAGGCGATGGAGCGCTTCGGCTGCGAGCGGCTGTCACAGTTGCAGGACAAGATCCTGCACCAGCCGGAGGTGTTCGCGCAGTCGCTGCAGTACTTCACCGTCCAGCTCAGCGATTTTTTCCGCGATCCGGCCTACTTCCGGGCCTTGCGCGAAGAGGTGGTGCCGGAGCTGCGGACCTACCCCTCGGTCAAGGTCTGGGTCGCCGGCTGCAGCAGCGGCGAGGAGCTGTGGTCGCTGGCCATCCTGTTCCAAGAGGAAGGGCTGCTGCCGCGCACCGTGTTCTACGCCACCGACATCAACCCAGAGGCCTTGCGCACCGCAGAGGCGGGCGTCTATCCGCTCGACCGGGTGGCGCAGTTCAGCACCAACTACCGGCTCGCCGGCGGCAAGGCGTCGCTTGCGGACTACTATGTGAGCGCGTATGACGCGGCCGTGTTCGACCGGCAGCTGCGTTCGCGTGTGGTGTTCGCCGACCACAGCCTGGCCACCGACCACGTCTTCTCGGAGGTGCATCTCGTGTCCTGCCGCAACGTGCTGATCTATTTCAACCGCAACCTGCAAGACCGGGCCATCGGTCTGTTCAAGGACGCTTTGGTGCGACGCGGCTTCCTGGGCCTGGGGTCCAAGGAGACGCTACGTTTCACTTCGCACCAGGAAGCGTTCGAGGAATGGTTGCCGGACCAGCGCATCTACCGGCGGCGCTGA
- a CDS encoding chemotaxis protein CheB: protein MTSVPPDLTPPRPVDAVVIGASAGGVEALGLLLAALPPGFGAPVLVVLHVPPQRANHLAQLFGARCALPVVEAQDKQPLRPGTVYLAPPDYHLLVEPDFCVALSVDAPVHFSRPAIDPLFESAAAAYGSRLLAIVLTGASSDGSQGLRAVRKAGGQAWVQNPADAQVPTMPAAALKAAGADAILSLTAIAHTLAGLTTQAPVPPDNVLRSISS from the coding sequence ATGACGAGTGTGCCCCCCGACCTCACGCCGCCGCGGCCTGTCGACGCCGTCGTGATCGGCGCGTCGGCCGGCGGCGTCGAGGCGCTGGGTCTGCTGCTAGCCGCGCTGCCGCCCGGCTTCGGCGCACCCGTGCTGGTGGTGCTGCACGTGCCGCCGCAACGTGCCAACCACCTGGCGCAGCTGTTCGGCGCCCGCTGCGCACTGCCGGTGGTCGAAGCGCAGGACAAGCAGCCGCTGCGCCCCGGCACGGTTTACCTGGCGCCGCCCGATTACCACCTGCTGGTCGAACCCGATTTTTGCGTCGCGCTGTCGGTCGACGCGCCGGTGCACTTCTCGCGCCCTGCGATCGACCCCCTGTTCGAATCGGCGGCGGCGGCCTACGGCAGCCGCTTGCTTGCGATCGTGCTGACCGGTGCCAGCAGCGACGGCAGCCAGGGCCTGCGGGCCGTGCGCAAGGCCGGTGGGCAGGCCTGGGTGCAGAACCCCGCCGATGCGCAAGTCCCGACCATGCCCGCGGCGGCCCTGAAAGCGGCCGGCGCCGACGCCATCCTGAGCCTCACCGCCATCGCCCACACGCTGGCCGGTCTCACGACACAGGCCCCTGTGCCTCCCGACAACGTTTTGCGTAGCATCTCATCATGA